Genomic DNA from Macadamia integrifolia cultivar HAES 741 chromosome 6, SCU_Mint_v3, whole genome shotgun sequence:
ATAATATAAAAGGCATAAATTTAACAATCATAAATAGTCATCTCTACTACTAGAAATTTGAAGCACAtgcaatcaaaataaaacaaagcatccATAAGTCAAAATCAACATCAACCATAGTACGATAAAAGACATCAGTGTGTAAGCCAATATCAAGtcatataaaatccaaacaaaacatTTCAAAGTTCATTCATGCTTTCAAAAACTGTTACTTTCACTCCTTAAGGCCATGTATCATCCATAACCTCCTGTCAGGTCTCACTTCAACAAAAGACATGCGCCACCCAGGGTCACTGTGTATCTTACGCTGCGCTAACACATACAAATCAGTCGGGATATCCTCCAAACTGTCCAGTAGCTTCTGACAGCTGATCATGCTATATGGTCCATCAACAATAGGGTCAGGTGGTCGGGTAACTGCTGAGGTGGCAGAGGTTGATCCCTTTTCCATCCTCCATCGGACGAAGGTTCTAAAGTCCTCAGCGGAGTTTGTCAATGTCCGTGTGTGGCTCTTCCTCCTACGATCCGTAGGAGTCCTATCAAGTCGCCGCTTCGGAGGAGCTGACCCCTTGGGTGTCCCAGTACAAGCATCACTGTCATAATTATCAGTGTCATGCaaatcatcatcaatttcaagGTTAGTTGACGTTGGAGTGACAACTGTTGCCTGTGACAGACCTCTATCCCCACGGGCACTAGAGTCGGAGAAGATCTCTAACAACTCTGGCCACATGGGGAGACCATTTCTTCTATACTTTGCCCAATCCTTGTTTCCCTGTTATTCAAAATATTGGCAATTaatcatcacatttttttcaagaattgaCAAAAAAATTACCATCtataaaacaaaaatcatattcaGACCTGAATAGCAGATTCCCATACTGAATCATCAGCTGTGGCAGTCCGAGCATTCGCATCCCATCCAAAACCAGTTGTTTCTAACAAAGCCCTGAAGCTGTTGTACTCCTTGCGTAACTTATTCATCTTGTTACGTAGTTGTACTTTCGCAAAGGGCCTTTTGAATTCGGCTTCAAGCCCTTTTGTAATGTTGTCCCAACCAACCTTTGTGAATGTTGAGTTTGTCTTCAATCCGTTTCGAACATTATCAACCATGAGATTGATGAATGATCTTAGCTCTGCTTCATTCCAGATTATAGTAGTACTTTTGGGGGCTGGGGATCTTGGGGATCTCATATCTCTGAGACCATTAGAGGGAAGGTAACATATTCAAACACAGACAagaacatggaaaaaaaattcaaagaaataggaataaaaatatttagcaaaagaggaagaaaaaaaaaaacttccaaaaaaaaaaggccatttAACTTATATTTATAGCCGATTTCAAATGTGGATATAAATTATAAGGTGAATACAACTTTGTTAGTCACCGGAAGAAATGAAGTAATTGCCCAAGTCAACAATTAGAGGGAAGAACATATCAAGCAAAACCACATTAACAAATTTAATTATGCTGATTCTCCTTAAGTTTTGGAATAAATGATTATGCTTTTGCGCTTGACTTCCCCATGCTACACAAGTTGTTTCTGTTTTCtggtttatttttcaatttgctTTCAGCTGCATTGTTGATGGGATGACTCTCACAGGAAGAGGCACCATTGAAGGGAATGGAAAGAAGTGGTGGGAGCTCCCGTGCATACCTCATAGGGTATTCTATTACAGTTCATGTTCATATTATATTTGTTTGGCAATTATATTTCATAATTATAATCATCTCATCCTATATTAATAATACACAGAAGTAATATAATGCCTTGCAGGGTCCTCATGGATCGACATTACCTGGTCCATGTGACAATCCTGCTGTGAGTGTTTcatccaaaatccaatttttttgaGTTCTTTAGATTGTTCATCAAATTCAAGAAGATTTGTTCCTCATCAAAATTTACTGTTTCTGCTTTCCAGTTAATTAGGTTCTTCCTGAGCTCCGCAAGTACTCATCAATACAGTACGGATCCAAAATAGTCCCCAGTTTCACATGAAATTTGATGGCTGTGAAGGAGTGTTGATTGAAAAGCTTTCTATCTCTTCCCCTGCACTTAGTCCTAACACAGATGGGATCCACATTGAGAACACAAAGTCTGTTTCCATTTTCGACTCCGACATTGCCAATGGTAATGAAGAAGGATCACTCCACATCGATTGGAATTCTGGTTTTTAACAAATTTGATCAACTATACATCCTAAATTACTCTAATTATATGAATTTGGTGTTCAAACAACAGGGGATGATTGTATCTCGATTGGATCAGGTTGTTCAAATGTCCTAATTGATAATGTCACCTGTGATCACAGATTTACTTATGCAGAGCCAGAGTTACTGAGAGAAGTACTCTTGATTGTTTGCAGCATTGGGAGCCTTGGAGTGCATAACTCACAAGCATGCGTCTCAAACAGAAAAGTAGATCCAAAACTCTTTTATAAAGGACTCAGACAATGGGGTTAGGATCAAGACATGGCAAGGTGGAATGGGCTCTGTATCAACTATGTCATTTGAGAACATAGAGATGGAGAATGTGAGGAACTGCATCATTGTTGATCAATACTACTGTTTGACAAAAGCTTGCCGAAACCAGACCTCAGCTGTGTTTGTCACAAATGTTTCCTATAAGAACATTAAGGGAACATATGATGTGAGAACCCCACCTATACATTTTGCATGTAGTGACACAGTGGCATGCACCAATTTAACAATGTCTGAGGTTGAGCTTCTTCCTACAGAGGGAGAGCTGGTGGATGACCCCTTCTGTTGGACCACTCAACTATACATCCTAAATACCTCTAATTATATGAATTTGGTGTTCAAACAACAGGGGATGATTGTATCTCGATTGGATCAGGTTGTTCAAATGTCCTAATTGATAATGTCACCTGTGATCACAGATTTACTTATGCAGAGCCAGAGTTACTAACTGAGAGAAATACTCTTGATTGTTTGCAGATAAttaggaaaaaaagggaaaaatcgataattaggaaaaaaagggaaaaaaaccctaaatcgaacAAAAGCAGTGGCAGTctataaaaatccaaaagagggaaaaattcaCT
This window encodes:
- the LOC122081060 gene encoding uncharacterized protein At2g29880-like; its protein translation is MNKLRKEYNSFRALLETTGFGWDANARTATADDSVWESAIQGNKDWAKYRRNGLPMWPELLEIFSDSSARGDRGLSQATVVTPTSTNLEIDDDLHDTDNYDSDACTGTPKGSAPPKRRLDRTPTDRRRKSHTRTLTNSAEDFRTFVRWRMEKGSTSATSAVTRPPDPIVDGPYSMISCQKLLDSLEDIPTDLYVLAQRKIHSDPGWRMSFVEVRPDRRLWMIHGLKE